A genomic window from Melopsittacus undulatus isolate bMelUnd1 chromosome 7, bMelUnd1.mat.Z, whole genome shotgun sequence includes:
- the LOC117436430 gene encoding olfactory receptor 5G3-like — protein MAQSNCTQVTQFSLVGFTEEPVTQGNLFLLFLLTYLVTIVGNLGIIILIRASPHLHSPMYYFLGNLAFVDLCSSTIITPKMLVDLMLEKKSIAYAGCVAQVFLFQLSGITECFLLASMAYDRYVAICHPLLYPLVMSPKCCFQLVTGSYLMGLTNGVGQTISISTLSFCSSSTIDLFFCDISPLISLSTSDTTLSHIILTTAASLLGVSSSLVVLLSYVAIIPTILSINSAEGKRKAFSTCTSHLTTVSIFYGASFFMYLFPSSHSSRGADKWAVVIYTMVTPMLNPLIYSLRNKEVKEALRRLLKIK, from the coding sequence tgctcttcctgctcacCTACCTTGTCACCATCGTGGGCAACCTGGGCATCATCATCTTGATCAGGGCCAGCCCCCACCTCCACTCCCCCATGTATtatttcctgggcaacctggcCTTTGTAGACCTCTGTTCTTCCACCATCATCACCCCCAAGATGTTGGTTGACTTGATGTTGGAGAAGAAGAGCATTGCTTATGCTGGGTGTGTGGCTCAGGTCTTCCTCTTTCAACTTTCTGGGATTACTGAATGCTTCCTGCTGGCTTCGATGGCCTATGACCGTTATGTGGCCATTTGCCATCCCCTGCTCTACCCCCTTGTCATGTCCCCaaagtgctgtttccagctggtGACTGGCTCCTACCTCATGGGGCTGACCAATGGTGTGGGACAGACCATCAGCATATCCACCCtgtccttctgcagctccagcaccatcGACCTCTTCTTCTGTGACATTTCCCCTCTCATCTCCCTCTCCACCTCCGACACCACCCTCAGCCACATCATCCTGaccactgcagcatctctccttGGTGTGTCCAGCAGCCTGGTTGTCCTGCTCTCCTATGTGGCCATCATCCCCACCATCCTGAGCATCAATTCAGCCGAGGGCAAGCGCAAAGCCTTCTCCACCTGCACCTCCCACCTCACCACTGTCAGCATCTTCTATGGGGCATCcttctttatgtatttattcccCAGCTCACACAGCTCAAGAGGAGCAGATAAATGGGCTGTGGTGATCTACACCATGGTGACTCCCATGCTGAACCCCTtgatctacagcctgaggaacaaggaggtgaaggaggCTTTGAGGAGACTCTTGAAAATAAAGTGA